The genomic segment CTAGGAGGGTTGGTTGGATCCACATTTTTTTGGTTAGGACATACATGATCTTCCCTTATTGGAACTTGACACTCCCTTTAGCTTGAATCTGTTAAAAAGATTTATCTCTTAAGCTACCCCTTACAGATAGGTGATTCACATTGAAATGCTCATTCATGAGCTTCATGCTTATGGGACAAAAGATTATTTGGTATTTTATACTTATTCTGTAGAAAGACAttctcccttttctttttgctcttgTTTAGCAGTGAACCCATTGTAACTGTGGTATAGCAATTTACATCTGTTAATTTCGAGTTCTATATttgcatcattatttttttgagaTGCATGAATTCTATAAACAAGAATTTTAAAGAATCATCTGCACTTACTTTCAGGAAATTTCTACTTGCAATCTCAGCTTTTCAAGCTCAAGCTTCGATCACAACCTTTATAGGGATGAGGCATCTAAAAGGGTGTACAGTTACATGGATGAAACTATAGCTGAGGTTTTGTCCGATGGTGATCCTGAATCTTGCTGTGAGAAGCTTGAGAGCATACTAAATCTAGGTCTTCGCATTGAACAAGTAGAAAGCAAGGATGGAAAATCACTGCTAACTTTCAAGTTGCATCCTTTTCACCATCTTGCTCTTAATGCTTACACAACTCTCACTTCTGCATATAGAATCTGTTCGAGTGACTTATTGGCCCTCCATCCAGACGTAGATGAATGTCAATTGAAAGCATTTGACATGAATAGGACCAGTGCAGCTTACTCTTTGTTGCTGGCAGGTGCAACTCACCGTCTGTTTTGCTCAGAAGCTTCTTTGATTGCATCTGCTGCAAATTTCTGGACAAATGCAGGGGAATCTTTAGTAACCCTTGCTAGAAGCTCTCTGTGGAACTTGTTTGTGAAGTGGGGCTTTCCTATCTCAGAAGTGTCTACAATTGCAAAGCATAAATGCTCCAAGTGCTCATTGATGGACATCTTTGATACCAAATCAATCCTTAGCCAAGCACAGAGAGTGAATTTCGAGAATATATCTAGCGACTTTCTTGATTGTGTGAGCAACATGACAGCAAAGATTTGGAGGTTTCTGGTTCGTGGTTGTCATTACTTGGAAGTATTTGAAGATCCTTTTGATTTCGGATGGCTTGTACATACATGGGATTTTCATGCTCGTGCTAACCGCAATGATGAGGATTCCAAATTTATAACAGAGGGTAGTATTTATAAACATCAGGCACAATGGTATACTAACGAAAGAAGGATACACGTGTACGAGGTTGGTATCCATTGCTTACTGTATGGAGGAATTTTAGCACACATTTGCTATGGACAGAATTCCCAATTAAGCACTCATGTTTTGAGCATTTTGTATAATGTAGAGAGCGTTGTACATTGATTCaggaaacaaattaaattgtgAATACAAGCAAATTAGGCATGCAAATGTgtgtgaaaaataaatcttaatgtTATGTTTtcagtaatttaaatttttttatagcaAAGTGACTCATGCAAGCATATAAATACAATAGAGTGTTGCAGACATTTGATGCAAGCCCCTCAACCatatttctttatatttgttttaacATCCATTAAATTGCAATAATATCTTGGGCTTTGAAGTAAAACCAGTTTACCTTCTAAACTTTAAAATTCGACACTTAACTATCCGTGTATTATTTCCATTACTTTTCTACTTAAcactaataattttattttcaagaatttttttaatttttattattatattaatttaataaaataaagggTATTCTAATCATTTTATTCTTAACGATATCAAGAAAATTCTAACGGAAATAGAAATACAGGtgtcaaatttattttaaacatgaggagttaaatttattttgccTAAAATCATAAGgtactttttattatttacacaaaatttaaaacacagAAAACGTATACGTAGTTTACCGGCTGAGGTGTGGGCTCGGATGGAAGGGTTGTGGAATGTGGAATTGGGAAATTGTTAGTGGGCTTTATCAACAAACCAGTTcaaatatctatatatatatatatatatatatatatattatatttttgagttaaatatctaaataaaTCTCTGAACTATGTNatatatatatatatatatatatatatatatatatatatatatatattatatttttgagttaaatatctaaataaaTCTCTGAACtatgtcaaaaaaattaattcagatcttattttttttattatgttcaaaTAAACTCTAAGCCCCTCTCTCTAACCGTTGACTAACTTCCATTAATCAATAATACATGTGAAACTTTTATACCATATTATCTATCACGTGACAGATGATGTGACATTAAATATTGTTGATTAAGATTGagtaaataagtaaaaaaataaacacacaaatcttaatcaataatatttaatgTCACGTCATCTGTCTCGTGACGGATGATATGGAATAACAGTGCCACATATATCGTTAACTAATGAAAGTTAGTTAACGGTTAGGATGAGAGGCTTATTTGATCcgaaataaaagtttaaagacttatttgaatgcaataaaaggatagagcctgaattgatttttttgacaTAATTCATAGAtttatttagatatttaactttatatatatctcttacaattattatattaaataacgTTCATGAATTATTCAGAATTTACCAAAATATTACGTGTGGGCTTTGAAAAAGGGGCTAAAATTCGTTCAACAAGCCTATCCTCCTTACTATATCTCTTACCATTATTGTATTATAACCAACAAATCACAAGTAACAACGTGAtccatcattttcagcattcaTACTCATTTAAATCATACACCTCCATCCCACCATCTCCTATATtattatatcttttatttCCCTTTCCTTCATTTCAGTCCATCATGCCTGGGCCTCTAAACTTAAGCTGATGCCTAGTTTCTTGGCAACACCAATGCTTCTTCTAACTTCTTTATTTGCTTCACCAGATCCGATCCCTGTTTCATTACGTCGACCACATCTTCAACGATCGATCAGTcaaaaagagagaataaacaattatattaaaattttaattaaaattataaatattttatattttaaaataaaataaataatcatattaataattttaataaattatcaaaaaagctaaaaaatcacaaataaatcaacagCAGAGTTTCGGATATATGTCAACAGCAGAGTTGCGTaatttgtcttttatttttctattttttttttgctcatgtttttttagtaaaaataaatcaatgcTTAAATACATATACCATTTTCTAATTTCTAAGTCAAAAAGTATAATAATATGATACCGATTACCGAATTAATATTGCTTTTACTGAAATTAATAATggtatttaactatttatgaattaaaaatGAGTGAGTGGAATATTATCCCCTTGGCTTGCCGACAGAAGATGTGTCTCTCAACCGCCATTCAGCACTACCATTATCCATCTGTTGGACCAATTTCAGCCTTAACTTTATGGACCAACCCCTTTCCTTTAAAAATCGGATTAAAATCTTCTGTCacatcaattaattaattaaatttgcaaCGTTTCTGGGTCAGCATCAATTTCTACACATGCCACGTTTATGGATTATAAATAGAAATAGTTTTGTTTCTTATGCTACGTGGGTCACCTAATTTTAGGGTCCGGTGTCATCATGTTATCCCTTCTTCCATTAATCTTTCTTGAAATGTTATAGTATTAGTTGATCACTTCTTGCTCATACCTTCCTTAGATATTCCGTCAATAACAAGGATTAGTAAATTCTAAAAGGAGAGCCAAgtcaattaataataataacaaaaaataataaaaaagaaataatataaaataataaaataataaaatattgattgaaacttttcaacataatattcaaaaaaaactcttaaactatttaaaaaaatttaaatatatttttattttattattaagttcaatcaagttcaaatatttttattttgagtcaaataagtcCTTATAAATAATGATTAACTAATTGTCGTAAGTGAAAatgtcatttatcattttataccaAAATGGTACTAATGTGGAATATGAAAAATGCCAAATAGTCATGTTATCATGCAATATTGCCATGCCACGTcatcaaaaattataacatttCAACATGTCATGTCATTATAAATTATGACGTGTCAACATGCCATATTCAGTGCCATGTgctataaaatgataagtgacattttcatcaaatttattattagctataagagtttatttgattcaaaataaaaatataaaaatttaattaaacgtaacaaaataataacaacttatttaaattttttaaataacttAACAACTTTTTTAAGTATCATACAAATCTAAAAGTAAAACCTACCATGATCCATTGAAAGTCATGTATCCCCACCGTCCATCAATCGACAATCACCAAAACATTTATTGTGCAAGCCAGGTCATGGAAGCCATAATCGCCTAATTTTGGGTACCATCACTTATATATACACCCCTATCATACAACATCCTTCCATC from the Theobroma cacao cultivar B97-61/B2 chromosome 8, Criollo_cocoa_genome_V2, whole genome shotgun sequence genome contains:
- the LOC18592643 gene encoding protein SET DOMAIN GROUP 41 isoform X2, which encodes MSMTGVGGKQEEMEMRAKQDLDYGQDITPPILPLSSSLYDSFLSSHCSSCFSPLPPTFPHIPRHVPLYCSPTCSSSHSPLHSSSAESLLPPTCPDSSDLRTALRLLQSLPSTPPQLHRIDGLLTNHHMLTSSSPEVAAKIRQGAIAMAVARKSRNRDNEGQSDGFLLEEAVLSLVITNAVEVQDKSGRSLGIAVYDLSFSWINHSCSPNACYRFSISSPHARLSFREDSSSTLRIVPSVSGEECDACSCVEHTKGNKGYELGPKIIVRSIKRIRKGEEVCVSYTDLLQPKEISTCNLSFSSSSFDHNLYRDEASKRVYSYMDETIAEVLSDGDPESCCEKLESILNLGLRIEQVESKDGKSLLTFKLHPFHHLALNAYTTLTSAYRICSSDLLALHPDVDECQLKAFDMNRTSAAYSLLLAGATHRLFCSEASLIASAANFWTNAGESLVTLARSSLWNLFVKWGFPISEVSTIAKHKCSKCSLMDIFDTKSILSQAQRVNFENISSDFLDCVSNMTAKIWRFLVRGCHYLEVFEDPFDFGWLVHTWDFHARANRNDEDSKFITEGSIYKHQAQWYTNERRIHVYEVGIHCLLYGGILAHICYGQNSQLSTHVLSILYNVESVVH
- the LOC18592643 gene encoding protein SET DOMAIN GROUP 41 isoform X1, with amino-acid sequence MSMTGVGGKQEEMEMRAKQDLDYGQDITPPILPLSSSLYDSFLSSHCSSCFSPLPPTFPHIPRHVPLYCSPTCSSSHSPLHSSSAESLLPPTCPDSSDLRTALRLLQSLPSTPPQLHRIDGLLTNHHMLTSSSPEVAAKIRQGAIAMAVARKSRNRDNEGQSDGFLLEEAVLSLVITNAVEVQDKSGRSLGIAVYDLSFSWINHSCSPNACYRFSISSPHARLSFREDSSSTLRIVPSVSGEECDACSCVEHTKGNKGYELGPKIIVRSIKRIRKGEEVCVSYTDLLQPKAMRQSELWSKYQFTCSCSRCSASPTTYVDRALEEISTCNLSFSSSSFDHNLYRDEASKRVYSYMDETIAEVLSDGDPESCCEKLESILNLGLRIEQVESKDGKSLLTFKLHPFHHLALNAYTTLTSAYRICSSDLLALHPDVDECQLKAFDMNRTSAAYSLLLAGATHRLFCSEASLIASAANFWTNAGESLVTLARSSLWNLFVKWGFPISEVSTIAKHKCSKCSLMDIFDTKSILSQAQRVNFENISSDFLDCVSNMTAKIWRFLVRGCHYLEVFEDPFDFGWLVHTWDFHARANRNDEDSKFITEGSIYKHQAQWYTNERRIHVYEVGIHCLLYGGILAHICYGQNSQLSTHVLSILYNVESVVH